TGGAGGATCATCTTCATGCTTTGCTTACATCTGGACTTCCTTTGTCTCTCAACCAGGGTATAAATAGCAGGGTTTACACTGCTATTTAGACAGGCTAATAGAATTGCAGTGTATGCTAGGTATATTGACGAAACATTGGGAATGAAATAGTTGAGGATTAGAATGGTATTTAATGGAAAAGCGTAGGCTGAtaccgcacgggccaaaaacagcagtgtgaaaacagtgtgaaaacagtataaacccttttacactgttttaaacccttttacaccattttcacaccgttttcacactgctgtttttggcccgtgcggaatcagccaaagaaaaggaaggagacaAGTGTGAGCAAGACGACGGTCAAAAGCTTCCTCCACTGATGCTGCCGAGCTTTTAAACGGAATTTAATGAACAGGGCCACAGTGGTAACAGTCATGATGGGAAGGCAAAGCAGAATGTTCACAATACATTGTAAATATACTTCAATCCCAAAATATCCAGTTAATCTGAGAGTGTAGGTAACTGCAGTTAGCAGGAAGGAGAGGACCCATATGAGTGCACAAACAACACTTGACAAACATGTTGGCTGGTGGCATTTATACCAAAGTGGGAAGAAGACGGCCACACACCCGTCAATGCTGACAGCAATCAGTAGAAATTGACTAGTGCTGTACATTAACAAGAACAGGGACAATGTGTAAGCCTGGAGGCTCTGCTGGGGCaggcttgcgtgcgaacggcctccacccccacgccggcagaattcttgccggtgtgagggcgcccggaggcccgtgcggaaagggcctgagtcaaccttgagccagctacctgaaactgacttctgttgggatcgaactcctgTTGGGATTAAACTCAGCGTACGTGCGctccccgggtgcagttcccactcgctccgcccctgctgaCCCCAAAGTGATCCAGGTGTCCTCTatcagggccagagctttttcagctttggtcccagcttggtggaacgctctgtcaaaTGCAGGATTCATAATGGAAAGGATCGTCAGGCTGATGTTGGTTATGATGGTCAGTTTCTATTTTCGGGATTTTTATCTTGACTCCTCGCCTTTACGCTTCTGTCAGGAGAAAGAACAATACTTGATGAAATTCTTGTTTTATTAGCTCTATGTTTTTCTCTCCCTATTAAGAAAGGAATGGTCCTAAATACC
The window above is part of the Sphaerodactylus townsendi isolate TG3544 linkage group LG09, MPM_Stown_v2.3, whole genome shotgun sequence genome. Proteins encoded here:
- the LOC125439470 gene encoding proto-oncogene Mas-like, whose amino-acid sequence is MVDRLPQQSLQAYTLSLFLLMYSTSQFLLIAVSIDGCVAVFFPLWYKCHQPTCLSSVVCALIWVLSFLLTAVTYTLRLTGYFGIEVYLQCIVNILLCLPIMTVTTVALFIKFRLKARQHQWRKLLTVVLLTLVSFLFFGFPLNTILILNYFIPNVSSIYLAYTAILLACLNSSVNPAIYTLVERQRKSRCKQSMKMILQNVFKEEEGCTESNPS